From the Devosia sp. FJ2-5-3 genome, the window CGCGCGGCGTGGGCCGGAGCCAGGGTGCGTTCGACCACGGCATCGGCGAACTTTCCGATGCGGCCTCCGCGCTGGACTGGCTGCAGACGATCAATCGCGAGTCGCGCGGATGCTGGATCGCCGGCTTCTCGTTCGGCGCCTGGATCGGCATGCAGCTGCTGATGCGCCGTCCGGAAGTGGAAGGGTTCATCTCGGTGTCCCCGCCGGAGAATCTCTACGACTTTTCGTTCCTGGCCCCCTGCCCGTCTTCGGGCCTGATCATCCATGGCGACAAGGACCGCGTGGCTCCGCCCGCATCCGTCCAGAAGCTGGTGGACAAGCTCAAGACCCAAAAGGGCATCACCATCGAGCAGCAGATCGTGGAGGGTGCGAACCACTTCTACGAAGGCAAGGTGGACGAACTGACGACGGCCTGCGCCGAATATCTCGACCGTCGCCGTCAGGAGATCGCGGACGGCGGCGGGCGCTAAATCTGGGCGCAAACACTGCGATAAAAACCACCACGGCGTCATCCCCGCGAAAGCGGGGACCTCCGTTTCTCTAGCGGTTGTCCGGCAAACAGAGGTTCCCGCCTTCGCGGGAATGACCCTGTGAAAGGGACAGCCTTTGGAATCGCACCAAAATGACCACGTTCAAATCCGATTTCCTGCGCACGCTTGATGAGCGCGGCTTTATCCATCAGATGTCCGACGCCGAAGGGCTCGACAATCTTTTCGCCACCGAGCAGGTGACCGCCTATATCGGCTTCGATCCCACGGCATCGTCCCTGCATGTGGGGAGCCTTATCCAGATCATGATGCTGCATTGGCTGGAAAAGACCGGCCATCGCGCCGTGGCCCTGATGGGCGGCGGCACCGGCATGGTGGGCGATCCGTCCTTCAAGGACGAAGCGCGCAAGCTGATGGGTACGGACACGATCCAGTCCAACATCAACGGCATCAAGCAGGTGTTTTCGAACTATCTCGATTTCGCCGGCGAGAAATCGCTGATGCTGAACAATGCCGAGTGGCTGCTGCCGCTGAACTACCTCGAATTCCTGCGCGATGTTGGCCAGCATTTCTCGGTCAACCGCATGCTGAGCTTCGACTCGGTCAAGCAGCGGCTCGATCGCGAGCAGTCGCTGAGCTTCCTCGAATTCAACTACATGATCCTGCAGGCCTATGACTTCGTGGAGCTCAATCAGCGCTACAATGTGCGGCTGCAGATGGGTGGTTCGGACCAGTGGGGCAATATCATCAATGGTATCGACCTCGGGCACCGCATGGGCACGCCGCAGCTTTATGCGCTGACGTCGCCGCTCTTGACGACCGCATCGGGTCAGAAGATGGGCAAGTCGATGAACGGCGCCATCTGGCTCAACGCGGACATGCTGTCGGCCTATGATTTCTGGCAGTACTGGCGCAATACCGAGGACGCCGACGTCGAGCGGTTCTTGAAGCTTTACACGACGTTGCCGCTCGACGAGATCGCGCGCATCGTGGCGGGCGACATCAACGAGGCCAAGAAGCGCCTCGCGAGCGAAGTCACCGCCATGCTGCGGGGGCAGGCTGCTGCGGACGAGGCCGCCGAGACAGCGCGGGCGACATTCGAAACCGGCAAGCTGGATCTGTCGCTGCCGACCGCGGAAGTGACGCATGCGGAGCTCAGCTCTGGCATCGGCATTCTCAGCGCGCTGGTGAAGGCCGGGCTCGCGGCCTCCAATGGCGAAGCGCGGCGGCATGTGTCTTCGGGCGCGGTGAAGGTCAACGATGCGAGCATCGACGACGAGAAGCTGACCCTGGGCGATAACGCCCTGCTCGACGAGGGTGTCATCAAGCTTTCGGTCGGCAAGAAGCGGCATGCGCTGATCAAGCCGATCTGACGGCCTGACAATTTGAATCTGAAAAAGGCGCCAAGTGATTGTGGCGCCTTTTTTATTGGGCTGGTGGAAGCTCGCGGGCGCGGAACTCGAAGAGTTCGCGGAAGGCGCCGGGGACCAGCATGGAAAGCGGGTTGATGGCAAATTGCGGGTTGTCGAGCGGACCGCGTATGGCGAAGGTCACGCCGACCAGGCCCTCGCCGTCGCGACCGCCGAGCAGCGGGCCGAGCAGCGGGATCTTCTGGAAGGCGTTGTTCAGCCCGAACAGCGGCACATAGGTGCCGTTGAGATCGTATTGGCGGCGGTCGGTATAGATGAAGCCACGGGCGGTGCCGCCGACAGTGTCGCCGGTCAGCATGCCATTGGTGACTTCGACGCGGTCCTTGCGGCGAACGAAATCGACCTGCGCGGCATCGAAGTCGAGACGGTTCCGCGCAGCGATGGCGGCGCGGGAATCGGAGTGATTGCCCAGGATCTGGGCGACATTGGCCTCGTCCACGATGGCGAAGCTGCGCAGCAGCAACCGGCCGGCTTCGGCGTCGGCATCGCGATCGGTGGTGAGAACGAGGCTGCCGCTGCCGCCGGCGAGCTGGGAATAAATCCCGAGGAAGCGCAGGATGGTGCCGGCGTCGTTGAAGGCGACGCTGAGCGTGCGGCCGCGCGGGGCCGGATTGGTGGTGATGGAGAGGGCATTGCCCTCGCCGAACTGGGTGGACACCGTCGCCCGGCGCATATCGCTGCCGCGGAGGAGCAGATCGACACTCACATTGAAGGCGGTGGTGGCGTAGTAGCCGACGGCCCGGTCGAGCCGGACGTCGAGCGCCAGGGTCTGGTTGATCTGGGTGGCCTGGACACCGCCGCTGCCCTGGTTGAGATCGAAGAACTGCTGGACGACCGGCTTGAGATCGAGCTGCTTGCCGCGAATGCGGACCGCATAGCCACCCTCCATGGGCGAGACGGCCACCTGTGCATTGTCTCCCTGGCTGAGGGCAAAGGTCTCGAAACTGGCCGCGACCAGACCCTTGGTGGCATGGAACTCGATGCCGCCCTTGAGGCGCACGGAGCCGAAGGCGAGGTCGATGTCCTCAAGATGCGTGGTTTCGCCATCCGGACGCACTGTCGCCGTCAGCGTGCCAGGCGTACCGACAGATTTGGTGATGCCGATATCCTTGATGGTGAGGCCGGCGTCCGCGAGATCCACAACCATTTTGAGGGCGCCATCGGCCTGTGGCTCGGCGCTAAATTTCACGCGGCCGGTGAGGAAGGGCGAGGCGTCAAAGCCCATGGCCTTGAGATCGGAGACGGCGACGGAAGAGGCGATGCGCAGGGCGGGAGCGGTTTCCGGCGTGCCGGCAACCGAGATGTCCGCTTCCATGCCATCGATATTGGCGGTGCCGCCGACGAAATAATTGTCCTGGGTGGCGGAAAAGCTCAGCTGCCCGTCACCGATGCGGCGATCCTGAATGGGCTCACTGCTGGCAAAGTCGGCCAGGGTTCCGGTCACGACATAGTCCACGTCCATCTCGCGGCCGGTCTTTTCATCGGGCAGACCGATGGTGGCGACGAGGCCCAGATCGACGTCGCCGGTGAGCGCGGAGATCGTCAGCGGAAACTCGGTATTGGCAAGCATGTCCGGCGCCTGCTCTTCGGCAAGGGCGACAAGGGAGGCTATCGAGGATTTGAGATTGCCCGAGATCTCCATAATGCTTTCGTCCGGCATGGAATTGTCCATGACGAGCGCAGGATTGGCGATGCGGATGGGCCCCGCTGAGGTCGGCACCTCGCCGCCAGATGCGGAGATGGTGACATTGGTGTCCTTGACCTGGAGGCGGGTGAGGCCGTCGATGGCGATGGGCGGCATGGTGTCGACGGCGCGGATCTTCACCCCCTCGCCCAGCATATCGATGTTCATCGCGCCTTCGGGCGTGGGCCTGTCTTCGCCATCAAGGGTCAGCGCACCGACGGGGTAATCGAACTCGAGCCGCGCTTCGACCACGCGGCCCTCCGGAACATTGGCGACGAACCAATCCCGGCTCTCGCCGCCCATGATATAGGGCCAGAGGCGCTTGAGGTCGTCGGCGGAAACGCCCTTGCCGGCCACCGTCATCTGGAGGCCCATGCCCTCGCGCAGCATGTCGATGCGGCCGATGGTTTCGACAAGAGTATCGCCGCGCCGCGCCACGAAGCGGTCAATGCCCACGGCGCCATAGAGCGGCGCGGACCAGCCGGAGAAGTCCATGGTGGTGAACGGCTCTGCCGGCGCCTCAAGGTCATTGGGATGAAGCGCGACGTCCCGCGCCTGAAGCGACATGCCGATCGTGGGGCCGAAATCG encodes:
- a CDS encoding AsmA-like C-terminal domain-containing protein, with amino-acid sequence MTIPAEPTAVAAVPRPRKRLSRAARLAAWIVGIPLAILVVLYLVLLITPIRLPFAGDTVRSLVQSALPPGAELELGDMALALEQGVLPVIQFSPVTYKDSVSGARIAMDALEVGFSPLLMLVGKPGATVTIVAPHIQLVQDLYGPRLTTFEMEEDPGGGPPTLKVLEGEQAFPPIGIAHEGVVVGAEKAPLRSDNDWLVYNLESAEISIDDLVEQIAQGRFSRLTIRDGTVDMSDSVYQLFRRIEDVSLTIGTGSSEQEILGTFAANIGNRQVSGTLERVVAEDGTSRLKADVINLDFAALLPFIDDASAMAAMRGAGALSIDVGFDPAGGKLVDGTFRVDLTGVDLRIGKDYFPVASSIMEITWNPAEGQFVLADSAIQIGQSSARVAGTFALGLDPDFGPTIGMSLQARDVALHPNDLEAPAEPFTTMDFSGWSAPLYGAVGIDRFVARRGDTLVETIGRIDMLREGMGLQMTVAGKGVSADDLKRLWPYIMGGESRDWFVANVPEGRVVEARLEFDYPVGALTLDGEDRPTPEGAMNIDMLGEGVKIRAVDTMPPIAIDGLTRLQVKDTNVTISASGGEVPTSAGPIRIANPALVMDNSMPDESIMEISGNLKSSIASLVALAEEQAPDMLANTEFPLTISALTGDVDLGLVATIGLPDEKTGREMDVDYVVTGTLADFASSEPIQDRRIGDGQLSFSATQDNYFVGGTANIDGMEADISVAGTPETAPALRIASSVAVSDLKAMGFDASPFLTGRVKFSAEPQADGALKMVVDLADAGLTIKDIGITKSVGTPGTLTATVRPDGETTHLEDIDLAFGSVRLKGGIEFHATKGLVAASFETFALSQGDNAQVAVSPMEGGYAVRIRGKQLDLKPVVQQFFDLNQGSGGVQATQINQTLALDVRLDRAVGYYATTAFNVSVDLLLRGSDMRRATVSTQFGEGNALSITTNPAPRGRTLSVAFNDAGTILRFLGIYSQLAGGSGSLVLTTDRDADAEAGRLLLRSFAIVDEANVAQILGNHSDSRAAIAARNRLDFDAAQVDFVRRKDRVEVTNGMLTGDTVGGTARGFIYTDRRQYDLNGTYVPLFGLNNAFQKIPLLGPLLGGRDGEGLVGVTFAIRGPLDNPQFAINPLSMLVPGAFRELFEFRARELPPAQ
- the tyrS gene encoding tyrosine--tRNA ligase — protein: MTTFKSDFLRTLDERGFIHQMSDAEGLDNLFATEQVTAYIGFDPTASSLHVGSLIQIMMLHWLEKTGHRAVALMGGGTGMVGDPSFKDEARKLMGTDTIQSNINGIKQVFSNYLDFAGEKSLMLNNAEWLLPLNYLEFLRDVGQHFSVNRMLSFDSVKQRLDREQSLSFLEFNYMILQAYDFVELNQRYNVRLQMGGSDQWGNIINGIDLGHRMGTPQLYALTSPLLTTASGQKMGKSMNGAIWLNADMLSAYDFWQYWRNTEDADVERFLKLYTTLPLDEIARIVAGDINEAKKRLASEVTAMLRGQAAADEAAETARATFETGKLDLSLPTAEVTHAELSSGIGILSALVKAGLAASNGEARRHVSSGAVKVNDASIDDEKLTLGDNALLDEGVIKLSVGKKRHALIKPI
- a CDS encoding alpha/beta hydrolase; the encoded protein is MPEVIFNGPEGRLEGRYQPGKEPNAPIAIVLHPHPQFGGTMNNQIVYNLFYMFAERGFSVLRFNSRGVGRSQGAFDHGIGELSDAASALDWLQTINRESRGCWIAGFSFGAWIGMQLLMRRPEVEGFISVSPPENLYDFSFLAPCPSSGLIIHGDKDRVAPPASVQKLVDKLKTQKGITIEQQIVEGANHFYEGKVDELTTACAEYLDRRRQEIADGGGR